The following are encoded together in the Mumia sp. Pv4-285 genome:
- a CDS encoding chloride channel protein, whose protein sequence is MADQPGTLQIAPLAQSRDFWRLIRDAVVFGVVLAFGGLAFLFVVENGNFWGDPTTNEWWGGHWWWVAVTVATGLVVGLIRHFLHMPEHPPGLIDELEDEHVEPRSVPGTVAVSAVSLVGGASLGPEAALGSMGGGLGTLVGQRRTDPDMQKATTLTGISGAYGGLLASPIVATLLVLELAKPHRRRFTHIVFGSLVSSTVAFAIFYPIAGTTFLGLYDVPSYDFKDWHLLGGVVLGLAAAVAALVLAVITGVVRKLVAPLEGKTVLRPVVGGLVFGVVAVVLPLTLFTGSDQLETVIKSGSSLGAGFLLVVVLAKMITFAVCMETGFIGGPFFPMLFMGGTYGYAIHLLVPDVPVALAFSCGFAALPGAIVAAPFTLVMLAALMMDLGAVETVPIALAVLTSYITVTGSGVLVAMANRKAHRVPADAG, encoded by the coding sequence GTGGCGGACCAACCAGGCACCCTTCAGATCGCTCCGCTCGCGCAGTCGCGCGACTTCTGGCGCCTCATCCGCGACGCCGTCGTCTTCGGCGTCGTGCTGGCCTTCGGCGGACTCGCGTTCCTGTTCGTCGTGGAGAACGGCAACTTCTGGGGGGACCCGACCACCAACGAGTGGTGGGGCGGCCACTGGTGGTGGGTCGCGGTGACCGTCGCGACCGGGCTGGTCGTCGGGCTCATCCGGCACTTCCTGCACATGCCCGAGCACCCTCCGGGCCTCATCGACGAGCTCGAGGACGAGCACGTCGAGCCGAGAAGCGTGCCGGGGACGGTCGCAGTGTCGGCGGTGTCGCTCGTCGGCGGCGCCAGCCTCGGTCCGGAGGCGGCGCTCGGCTCGATGGGCGGCGGTCTCGGCACCCTGGTCGGCCAGCGGCGTACCGATCCGGACATGCAGAAGGCGACAACGCTCACCGGCATCTCGGGTGCGTACGGCGGTCTGCTCGCGTCACCGATCGTCGCGACGCTGCTCGTGCTCGAGCTGGCCAAGCCGCACCGTCGCCGGTTCACCCACATCGTGTTCGGGTCGCTCGTGTCGTCGACGGTGGCGTTCGCGATCTTCTACCCGATCGCGGGGACGACGTTCCTCGGCCTCTACGACGTGCCTTCGTACGACTTCAAGGACTGGCACCTGCTCGGCGGCGTCGTGCTCGGTCTCGCTGCGGCGGTGGCGGCCCTCGTCCTGGCAGTCATCACGGGTGTCGTCCGCAAGCTGGTCGCCCCGCTCGAGGGGAAGACCGTGCTGCGCCCGGTGGTCGGCGGGCTGGTGTTCGGAGTGGTGGCAGTCGTGCTCCCGCTGACGCTGTTCACCGGGAGCGACCAGCTCGAGACGGTGATCAAGTCAGGCTCGAGCCTCGGCGCAGGCTTCCTCCTCGTGGTCGTGCTGGCGAAGATGATCACGTTCGCTGTCTGCATGGAGACGGGGTTCATCGGCGGGCCGTTCTTCCCGATGCTGTTCATGGGCGGGACGTATGGCTACGCGATCCACCTGCTGGTGCCGGACGTGCCCGTGGCACTCGCGTTCAGCTGTGGTTTTGCGGCACTGCCCGGCGCGATCGTCGCCGCTCCGTTCACGCTCGTGATGCTGGCGGCGCTCATGATGGACCTCGGCGCGGTCGAGACCGTGCCGATCGCGCTCGCGGTGCTCACGTCGTACATCACGGTGACGGGATCGGGCGTGCTGGTCGCGATGGCGAACCGCAAGGCCCACCGCGTGCCCGCCGACGCGGGCTGA
- a CDS encoding helix-turn-helix domain-containing protein: protein MIEAGTDHMRSPDEIPPGIVNLVKPTLDGLVERISSKIQREVPAFAGSASGRRHKLITTAATGAISHFLDMVLGKPSSTGARVDDLFRRMGHAEAADGHDLTAIREALQVAGREAWTELRTIASTHDLSADVLGKIGDDVFGYLDHLSNQVTTGYDAARRAQDSDVGAARRRLIEAFFDDAGQDEIDALAMNAAWAIPSRLVVLSADASGGREMPELVDSGIDVLVRLSPGPATYLCSADDRDAVVGQLRDVAPTIRIAASWKVATSDVGDARRWTLRALELADKGIISADDVIECVDYRTLLWLHSEPALRRQLAQELLVPLFAETPNSREILSETLLDWLQTRDSAPAIAARLGVHAQTVRYRWKRINELFGEALHDPEFVVQLTLVLKASVPLWVAGDQSDFERYLNEEPS, encoded by the coding sequence ATGATCGAGGCTGGGACCGACCACATGCGCTCGCCGGACGAGATCCCTCCCGGCATCGTCAACCTCGTCAAGCCGACCCTCGACGGTCTGGTCGAGCGGATCTCCAGCAAGATCCAGCGCGAGGTCCCCGCCTTCGCAGGATCGGCATCCGGCCGACGTCACAAGCTCATCACCACCGCCGCGACGGGCGCGATCAGCCACTTCCTCGACATGGTGCTCGGCAAGCCGTCCTCGACCGGCGCCCGAGTCGACGATCTCTTCCGACGGATGGGCCACGCCGAGGCAGCCGACGGCCACGACCTCACCGCGATCCGCGAGGCCCTCCAGGTCGCCGGACGGGAAGCGTGGACGGAGCTCCGCACCATCGCGTCGACGCACGACCTGTCAGCGGATGTGCTCGGCAAGATCGGCGACGACGTCTTCGGGTACCTCGACCATCTCAGCAACCAGGTCACAACGGGTTACGATGCGGCCCGGCGCGCGCAGGACAGCGACGTCGGAGCGGCACGTCGACGGTTGATCGAAGCCTTCTTCGACGACGCCGGGCAGGACGAGATCGACGCCCTCGCGATGAACGCCGCTTGGGCGATTCCCTCGCGACTTGTCGTCCTCAGCGCCGACGCTTCGGGCGGGCGGGAGATGCCGGAGCTCGTCGACTCCGGCATCGATGTGCTCGTCCGCCTCTCGCCCGGTCCAGCGACGTACCTCTGCTCCGCCGACGATCGTGATGCCGTCGTCGGACAGCTGCGCGATGTCGCGCCCACGATCAGGATCGCGGCGAGCTGGAAGGTCGCGACCAGCGACGTCGGCGACGCACGGCGGTGGACACTCCGTGCGCTCGAGCTCGCCGACAAGGGCATCATCTCCGCTGACGACGTCATCGAATGCGTCGACTACCGCACGCTGCTGTGGCTGCACTCCGAGCCCGCGCTACGCCGTCAGCTGGCGCAGGAGCTCCTCGTCCCCCTCTTCGCCGAGACCCCCAACTCTCGAGAGATCCTCTCCGAGACCCTCCTCGACTGGTTGCAGACCCGTGACAGCGCTCCCGCGATCGCGGCACGCCTGGGAGTGCACGCGCAGACGGTGCGCTACCGCTGGAAGCGCATCAACGAGCTGTTCGGCGAGGCGCTGCACGACCCGGAGTTCGTCGTCCAGCTGACCCTGGTGCTCAAGGCCAGCGTCCCGTTGTGGGTCGCCGGCGACCAGAGCGACTTCGAGCGCTACCTCAACGAGGAGCCGTCGTGA
- a CDS encoding HAD family hydrolase, which yields MTTASTDARAPSDGRTPATAHRPHASPAGRMALGMIAALAIGIVVVCSTPVVRFPSWREVVVATGSAVSLACLWTLRTEALSELRHRRLALTTLSLVAVAASCAWSIGALLTNGPAPDLGVAAVVGVVVLACRGIRREAEAGQTPVPTWMVPTALVIAIATAGVWLAIDARPARALAAGVAVTVAACPGAVGLALPAVYRYGTRRGDALGVVIDDVATLTASRRVDVVVLNGLSTVASGMRVASVDPFVSDHERNLRWFAGALEHASSHPVGKAIAKLSTRGRLSDVEALPGLGITGSVDRHPVRVGRPDWMGIDVTDRVGTTVGVEVDGRPLGTITVVDAVRPTAKAANDDLRRIGVDPVLVMATDPLTAKDIAEQVGIDRFVAEAGPTSTAALVSDLRDAGATVAVLTDAELALSAGADGSETSVVTLTEGDVTEAVTALTLARTIDGTVRSTTRAAFAYTGVAMVAAAVGLLPPMGAALALAASSLVVLASASRLRRFAG from the coding sequence GTGACGACAGCCTCGACCGATGCACGCGCGCCCAGCGACGGGCGTACGCCTGCGACTGCGCACCGCCCGCACGCATCCCCGGCGGGGCGGATGGCGCTCGGGATGATCGCCGCGCTCGCGATCGGCATCGTGGTGGTCTGCTCGACTCCGGTCGTCCGGTTCCCCTCGTGGCGTGAGGTCGTGGTCGCGACCGGGAGCGCCGTCTCGCTGGCGTGCCTCTGGACGCTCCGTACGGAGGCACTGAGCGAGCTGCGCCATCGCCGGCTTGCCCTCACGACCCTCTCGCTCGTCGCGGTCGCAGCCTCGTGCGCGTGGTCCATCGGCGCCCTCCTCACGAACGGTCCCGCGCCCGACCTCGGTGTGGCCGCCGTCGTCGGCGTCGTCGTCCTCGCATGTCGGGGGATCCGCCGAGAGGCAGAGGCCGGGCAGACGCCGGTGCCCACCTGGATGGTGCCGACCGCCCTCGTGATCGCCATCGCCACGGCGGGCGTGTGGCTCGCGATCGACGCGCGTCCGGCGCGCGCGCTCGCGGCAGGTGTCGCCGTGACGGTCGCGGCGTGCCCTGGCGCTGTGGGCCTCGCCCTTCCTGCGGTCTACCGGTACGGCACGCGCCGCGGCGATGCACTCGGCGTGGTGATCGACGACGTCGCGACGTTGACCGCGAGCCGACGCGTCGACGTCGTCGTGCTCAACGGCCTGAGCACCGTCGCGTCCGGCATGCGCGTCGCGTCGGTCGACCCGTTCGTCTCCGATCACGAACGCAATCTCCGCTGGTTCGCCGGTGCGCTCGAGCATGCGTCGAGCCACCCGGTCGGCAAGGCGATCGCGAAGCTCTCCACGCGCGGCCGGCTCTCCGACGTCGAAGCGCTTCCGGGGCTCGGCATCACGGGGTCGGTCGATCGCCATCCCGTGCGTGTCGGCCGCCCCGACTGGATGGGCATCGACGTCACCGACCGTGTCGGCACGACGGTCGGGGTCGAGGTCGACGGGCGACCTCTCGGCACGATCACCGTCGTCGACGCCGTACGCCCGACGGCGAAGGCGGCCAACGACGACCTCCGCCGGATCGGGGTCGATCCGGTCCTCGTCATGGCGACGGACCCCCTGACCGCCAAGGACATCGCCGAGCAGGTGGGCATCGACCGGTTCGTCGCCGAAGCTGGCCCGACGAGCACGGCTGCGCTCGTGTCGGACCTGCGGGACGCCGGTGCTACGGTCGCCGTGCTGACCGACGCCGAGCTGGCCCTGAGCGCCGGTGCGGACGGGTCGGAGACGTCGGTCGTGACCCTCACGGAGGGCGACGTCACCGAAGCCGTCACCGCGCTCACGCTCGCCCGGACGATCGACGGCACGGTGCGCTCGACAACACGCGCCGCCTTCGCGTACACCGGGGTCGCCATGGTCGCCGCCGCTGTCGGCCTGCTCCCGCCGATGGGCGCCGCGTTGGCGCTTGCGGCAAGCTCGCTCGTCGTGCTGGCGAGCGCGTCACGGCTGCGCCGCTTCGCCGGCTGA